The Mycobacteriales bacterium sequence TCGCATAGCCCCACAGTGCCGGGGCGTGCTCGTCGTGCAGCAACCGCAGCACCTGCTCATCGGCGCTCACCAGCTCACACCTCCCCGGCTCCGTCCTCTAGCTACGGCACACGCCGCGCCCCGGTTCAGTGTTGTCGAACCGGTCACGTCCACGCCGTACCGGTTACTCGGAGTGAACCAGGGCACGGAATGAGCCGTGATGCCGGGCATGAACCGACTTCTCCGGCTCGCCGCGGCCGCGGCGGCTGTTGCCATTGCCATCGCGGCCTGTTCGTCCGGCGACGACTCGTCGGGCGCCGCGGCGCCCAGCGTCGCCACGACGACCAGCGCGACAACGGCCCCGCCCACCAGCGCGCCGGCGGGCGGCGAGAGCAGCAGTTCGGCCGACGACAACGGCGGCGGCGCCACCACCGGCACGATCACGATCCTGAACTTCGCGTTCGGCAGCCCGCTCACGGTCAAGCCCGGCGCCATGATCACGGTGACCAACCAGGACGTCGCGGCCCACGACGTGTCGTCCGACGACGGCAAGTTCAAGACCCCACTGCTGCAGAAGGGCGAGACGGCGACCTTCGCGGCGCCGGCCGAGCCCGGGACGTACAAGTTCAGCTGCACGGTGCACGCGAACATGACGGGCATCGGCACGCTGACCGTGCACGGCTGACCTCTCTCCGGGGAATCCCGGCTCCCGTCCCGGGAGCCGGGGTTTCCGTACCCCACCCCCGACGCTGGCAGGATGACATGGTGGCCTCCGACGACGTCTCCCGCCGCCTGGACGAGGTCCGCGGGTCGACCGACAGCCTGCTGACCGCGCTGCAGGAACGGACCCCGACCGACGCCTGGGCCGGCCGGCCGTCGCTGCTGCCGGGCTGGACCCGGGGGCACGTGCTGAGCCACCTCGCCCGCAACGCCGACGCGATGGTCCGGACGCTGGCCGGCACCGTCCGCGGCGAGAGGATCCCGATGTACGACGGCGAGGAGTCCCGGGCCGCCGACATCGAGGCCGGCGCCGGCCGGGACCCGGCCGAGCTGGTCGCGGACGTGGTCGACAGCGCCCGCCGGCTGGACGAGACCTGGGCCGCGCTGTCGGACGCCGACTGGCACGGCGACGCGGTGACCCGGACCGGGCCGATGCCGGCGCTGCGGCTGATCGGGACCCGCTGGCGCGAGGTCGAGATCCACCGCGTCGATCTCGCCGACAGGTACGGCCCCGGCGACTGGCCGGCCTCCTTCGTCGCCCCGCTGCTGCCCTCGCTGCTGGACCCGGACCGGATCGGGCCGCGGCTGCCGGCCGGGCTCACCGTCGAGGTGGTGAACACCGACTCGGGCCAGCGCTGGCTGGTCGGGGCGTCCGTGCCGGCGCCGGCCGGCACCGCCCGCTCGGCCCGGGCCGCCGCCGTCCGGGCCGCCGCGCCGCCGCCGGTCCGCGTGGTCGGCCCGTCCTGGGCCCTGGTCGGCTGGCTGCTGGGCCGGCCCGCCGTGGTCCGGCCCGAGCTCGGCGACCCGCCGGTGCTGCGGCCCTGGAACTGACTAGGCCGCCCGCTCCTGGGTAGGGCTCAGAACGTCCGTCGGGGACCGGACGACGCTGAGGGTGGCCATGACCGTACGGAACTGGGCCGTGGGAGTGCTGACGACGGCCGCCGTGGTCGGCGGGATCGTGC is a genomic window containing:
- a CDS encoding cupredoxin domain-containing protein — encoded protein: MNRLLRLAAAAAAVAIAIAACSSGDDSSGAAAPSVATTTSATTAPPTSAPAGGESSSSADDNGGGATTGTITILNFAFGSPLTVKPGAMITVTNQDVAAHDVSSDDGKFKTPLLQKGETATFAAPAEPGTYKFSCTVHANMTGIGTLTVHG
- a CDS encoding maleylpyruvate isomerase family mycothiol-dependent enzyme, which gives rise to MVASDDVSRRLDEVRGSTDSLLTALQERTPTDAWAGRPSLLPGWTRGHVLSHLARNADAMVRTLAGTVRGERIPMYDGEESRAADIEAGAGRDPAELVADVVDSARRLDETWAALSDADWHGDAVTRTGPMPALRLIGTRWREVEIHRVDLADRYGPGDWPASFVAPLLPSLLDPDRIGPRLPAGLTVEVVNTDSGQRWLVGASVPAPAGTARSARAAAVRAAAPPPVRVVGPSWALVGWLLGRPAVVRPELGDPPVLRPWN